The Nitrososphaerota archaeon genome has a segment encoding these proteins:
- the rimI gene encoding ribosomal-protein-alanine N-acetyltransferase: MIQISKCSCDDIDAILEIEKKSFRFPYNKQTFWYYIATHNSGFLVARDDGKITGYIIFSYEDVKAMIVSIAVDRRHRRRGMGSMLLKAAMDKLPETINSVELLVAVNNMDAISFYSAQGFEKKSSLRKYYPDGSDAIVMSLKIA, encoded by the coding sequence GTGATTCAAATCAGCAAGTGCAGCTGTGACGATATAGATGCAATACTGGAAATTGAAAAGAAATCCTTCAGGTTTCCCTACAACAAGCAGACTTTTTGGTACTATATTGCTACACACAATTCAGGTTTCTTGGTAGCCAGAGATGATGGAAAGATTACAGGTTACATTATATTCTCTTACGAAGATGTCAAGGCTATGATAGTTTCGATTGCTGTAGATAGACGACATAGAAGGAGAGGGATGGGTTCGATGCTGCTAAAGGCAGCTATGGACAAGCTTCCCGAAACGATCAATAGCGTTGAACTGCTAGTCGCCGTAAATAACATGGATGCTATTTCATTTTACTCTGCACAAGGTTTCGAGAAAAAATCATCCTTAAGGAAGTACTATCCAGATGGCTCAGATGCAATCGTCATGAGTCTTAAGATAGCATGA